A stretch of Scheffersomyces stipitis CBS 6054 chromosome 2, complete sequence DNA encodes these proteins:
- a CDS encoding predicted protein, producing MLDKRATSGDSTWSIGGARWAFFAILFVLILIGIFGTLRVNKKRFQSGSQPLYGTRWMTPPSYRQSQTQYDQPVNIRDPDLPSTYVPTYTAEANEYDMGHYDQAGKFHSNPNARAASMAPPPSAHQRQNPAHGDAIPISSTVPVGALTDEDGDISSPAGPPPDLESGTGESSESLGDFSRPPGHAPPEHTSTIPGSLNPPSDPPCGQSEVRKGSSSSSKIEASSSFSDGINTKGSDKD from the coding sequence ATGCTTGACAAGAGAGCCACCTCGGGAGATTCTACATGGTCTATCGGTGGAGCTAGATGGGCATTTTTCGCTATCCTTTTCGTTCTTATCCTAATAGGAATATTTGGAACCTTGCGagtcaacaagaaaagatttCAGCTGGGTTCCCAACCTCTCTATGGGACAAGATGGATGACTCCTCCATCATACAGACAGTCACAAACACAATATGACCAACCTGTTAATATTAGAGACCCAGATCTTCCTAGTACTTACGTCCCGACCTACACCGCTGAGGCCAATGAATACGATATGGGACATTACGACCAAGCAGGCAAATTCCACTCTAATCCAAACGCGAGGGCCGCTCTGATGGCGCCTCCACCAAGTGCTCATCAAAGACAGAATCCGGCTCACGGTGATGCAATTCCAATCAGTTCTACAGTGCCGGTTGGAGCATTGACAGATGAGGATGGCGATATTTCCAGTCCAGCGGGTCCTCCTCCAGACTTGGAAAGTGGCACTGGTGAGTCCAGCGAAAGTCTTGGTGATTTCTCTAGACCACCAGGTCACGCTCCGCCAGAACACACCAGCACCATTCCTGGGTCATTAAATCCTCCTTCCGACCCTCCTTGTGGTCAATCTGAGGTACGGAAGGgctcttcctcttcaagCAAGATAGAAGCATCCTCAAGTTTTTCAGATGGCATTAATACGAAAGGTTCTGATAAGGATTAA